CACCGGAAGAATAGATGTCGAAAACTTCCCGAAAATTTTTGGAAAAAGCGGAAAAGAGCCATTGGATATTGAGGCGAGCAAAAGAGAATTTGAAGAAATTGCAAAAAAAGTCGGCAAAAGCATAGAAGAAGTGGCAGAAGCGTTTTTGGACGTGGCAAACGAAAATATGGCAAACGCAATAAAAGAAATCACTGTCAAAAAAGGATTTAACCCGAGTGAGCACGTGCTTTGTAGCTTCGGAGGAGCCGGGGCTCAGCATGCAGTAGGGGTGGCGAGGAAACTCGGAATAAAAGAGATTTTTATACACGCTCAAAGCGGTATTCTCTCAGCCTACGGCATAGCAAATGCGGATATTACAAAAAGCGAAACGATTGTGGTGGAAAAAGAGATAGAAGAAGTTGATTTTGAGAAGCTTTTTGAGGGTGCGGATGAGAGAAAAGTGTTTTTAAAATACAAAAACACCAATACCGCGATTGAGGTTGAGTATAAAAAAGACTTTTTGGAAGAATTTAAGGCTAAATACAAAAGAATGTTCGGATTTTTGCTCGATAGCGAAATAATCGTGGAAAGCATTAAAAAAGTGTATGTCAAAAAAAGCGAAAGTATAAAAAGAGCAAGAATTAAGTCAGCAAAAATGAAGCCTTTTAAACAAAAAGAGATTTTTCTAAACGGAAAATGGCAAAAAGCGGACGTTTATAAGGATATTTTTGCCGGTAACGTAATAAAAGGACCGGCTTTGATACTTCAAAACACTTCCACTATTTTACTGGATGAGGGAAGTATTGCGGAGATAAACGAATACGGAGATATTACGATTAAACTAAAAGACATCAAAGAAACGGCGCTTTTAAAAGAAGCCAAATTAAGCTTATACGCAAACAGACTCAAATTCATAGCCACAAAAATGGGGGATATTCTTAAAAAGACGGCAATGAGTGCGAATATCAAAGAAAGAGAGGATTTTTCGTGCGCTATTTTTGATAAAGAGGGCAACCTTATCACAAACGCGCCTCATATTCCGGTGCATCTTGGAAGTATGAGCGCAGTTGTTAAATCGATTATCAAAAAACACGAAATAAAAGAGGCTACTTACATCTCAAACGCTCCTTACGAAGGAGGCTCTCATCTGCCGGATATCACGGTTGTGACGCCTTATTTTAAAGACGGAGAACTTATTTTTTGGGTGGCAAGCAGAGGTCATCACGCCGATATCGGTGGGGTGGTGCCCGGAAGTATGCCGCCTTTTTCGAAGACTTTGCAAGAAGAGGGGGCTGTGATTGAGAGTTTTGAGATTGTGGAAGATGGCGAATTTAAAGAAGAAAAAATAAGAGATATTTTAAAAAGTGCCGGTGCAAGGAAAATAGAAGAAAACATAAGCGATATAAAAGCCCAGATTGCTGCGAATATGGCGGGGATTGAGGAGCTAAAGAGGCTTGATATCAAAGAAATGCTTTGGTTTTTTGAAGAAATCAAAAAAATCAGCGCTGGGAAAGTTGAGAAGTTTTTTGAAAATTTAAAAGAAGTGAGCGCTACCGAGTATCTTGATAACGGAGCGATTATTAAATTTAGAGCTTACAGGGATGAAAAAATAGTTTTTGATTTTAGAGGCAGCTCACCGGAGCTTTTTGGCAATCAAAACCTGCCTTTTTCGGTGCTTAGAAGCGCCGTGATGTATTCTATAAGGGTAATGCTAAATGAGGATATCCCGCTAAATGAGGGAATATTGGAAAATATCGAAATAAAAGTCGATGAAAATTCGATTTTAAATCCTTCAAAAGAAGCGGCGGTAGTGGGCGGAAACGTGACTACCAGCCAAAGAATAGTTGACGTGATATTTAAAGCTTTTGAAGTGGTGGCGGCGAGTCAGGGGTGTATGAATAATGTAATTTTTGGAAATGAAAATTTCGGATATTATGAAACCATAGGCGGTGGTGCGGGAGCCGGGGACGGGTTTGATGGAGCCGGCGGAGTGCATACCCATATGACGAATACGAAAATCACCGACGTTGAAGTTATTGAGAGAAGATATCCCGTGATGATAAAGGAATTCAGTATCCGAAAAAACAGCGGTGGAGACGGAAAATACAGAGGTGGAGACGGGCTGAAAAGAGTTTATAAATTCCTTGAAGACGTTGAGGTGAATCTCTTAACGGAAAGACGAGTATTCGCTCCATACGGACTAAAAGGCGGTAGTGAGGGCAAAAAAGGTGAAAATTTGCTTTTAAGAAATGGAAAAATCTATAACCTAACCGGCAAAAACAGCTTTAAAGCCCAAAAAGGCGACGAGCTTATAATCAAAACACCGGGAGGGGGAGGGTATTTGACAAAAAATTCTAAATAATATATACTTTTTGTATATACAAGGAGATAAAAATGATTACGAAAGTTTTTAAAAACGGAAATTCAAAGGCCATTAGGATTCCTAAAAATTTTATTGACGATAATGTAGAATTGGTCGAAATTAAAAAAGAAGGGGATAAAATAGTAATTGTTCCCAAAAAAAACTCTTTAGACGAGTTGTTTGAACTTATAGAAAAAAACAAAGAGATAACAAAAGATTTTTTAGATGAGAGAAATCAGCCTTTAACTCCGTCAAAAGAGATTTTTTAATGTTTTATATGCTGGATACGAATATTTGCTCGTATATTATTAAAGGGTTTATTCCGAAATCGAAACTTGAAAACAAAAACATTATAATATCTTCTATCGTCGCGAGTGAGTTATTGTATGGCGCAAAAAAGAAAAACTCTAAAAAGCTTATCAAAATCGTTGATTTGTTTTTAAATAACTTTGAAATCGTTGATTTTAATATAAAAGCTGCAAAAGAGTATTCGAAAATAAGAGTGGAACTAGAAAAACAAGGACTAATTATAGGGGCGTATGATTTACAAATTGCGGCTCATGCAAAGAGTTTGAATGCCGTTTTGGTTACGAATAACACAAAAGAGTTCGGAAGAATTAAAGGTTTAAAGCTTCAAAATTGGTTGGAGGATTAAAAACCTCCTAACCACTCTACCAAATCCTTCTCAAATTTTTCCACCGCTTTGTTAAATGCCGCAACGGCGCTTTTTGCGTTAGGGGAGCATGGGATTTTGTAGTGGAAATCTTTTGTTTTGTCGTTTGCGTATGCTTTGATATCAAGCACTACGTAAGATGAGTTTTTGGTAACGACGTGGGTTGCGTTTGTGACGAAGAGTTTTAGGTTTATGTCGGCTTTTTTATCGAAATAGACCGCTTTGTAGGCGTTAAAGAGTGCGTTATATACGCTTTTTTTTATGAGGTTGTCAAAGTCATCTATCCATTGAGAGTAGAGGTACGGGTTTTTCTCAAAGCCTTTTTGCCAATATATTTTTCTTGTTTGTAAGATAGGGGTCGTTTGGATTTGCAGGTTTATCGTTTTATCGGATTTTTGCGTGATTTGGACGTTCGGATTTATCGTGTAGTTCGTTACTACGTTTTTGCTGCTGCACGCAAGAAAAAAAAGAGGTGTTATCAGAAGTAGTTTTTTCATTCTCCAGGTCCTTTTGGTGGATTTGCTTTTTTGAAAATAATATCGCTTGGTGAATTTTGGAGTTCGTTTAATAGGTTTTCGAGTTTTATTGTGGCTTTTTTAATTTCGTTGCTTGTGGTGTCTATCGGCTTGAAACTCTCAAGCAGTGCGTCTTTTAGGTCGAACTGTCCCTCTTTTGTTTTTTTTGTAAGCTCGGAAATTAAAATATTGCTGTTTTTTACGAAAGAAGAGACGTTTGAGTTTAGCTGATTGAAGTTTTGAGTAAATGCTTTTTCAGTTTTAATCGTATGAGTTGTGAGGTTGTGAATGTCTTTTCGTAAGGCGGTGATAGTTTTGTTTAGGTTGTTTTGTAATTGATTGAAGTTTTGGATAGTGTCTTTTAGCATATATTTGTTTTTGTCTAAATATGCGCTGATTTTTTCGAGATGTATAAGCATATTTTGTAAATGAGAAGCTTTTTTAGGGTCTAATATCGTATTTAGATTATCGAGTAATGTGTTTAGTTTGTCCGTAGTACTCGATAACGCTTCGAAAAGTTTTGCATTGAATGACGGGATTGTTTTGATTGTTGCGGGGTGGTGTTTTGACGTTTTGAGAATAGGGGAATTTTTGCTTCCTCCTTCGATTTCTATATATTTTAATCCCGTAATTCCTTCAAGCTCGAGTACTGCGTACGAGTCTTTTCTAAGAGGGATATTTTTATCTACCGTAAAAGTTACGATTACGGAGTTCGGCTCGTTCGGGTTGATAGTGATTTTTTTTACGCTTCCGATATTCACACCCATATATTTTACGGGTGAGGCGATATTAAGTCCTGAGACGGATTCGTGAAAAATCGCTTGGTAGTAGTTTTTGGGTTTTTTGTTTGCGTTAAACTTACCGAGCCAATATATGAAATATACCGCACCTGCCGTTAAAAGCAGGGTAAAAACCGCGAGGATTATGTAGTTTACTCTTCTATTCATTCTATCTCCATTAATATTGGTTTTAAAAATTTTTGGACTTTTTTGTCTGTGGATTTTACTGCTTCGTCGAATGTCCCTTCGAATACCACTTTTTTGTCTATTAATATACAAAATCTATCTAAAACGTTTGCGATTGTTTGAGGGTCGTGTGTCACCATAACGACCGTCGGTTTGAAAAGCGAGTGTAGCTCTTTAATCAGCGAATCGAAAGCCCTTGCGCTTACCGGGTCAAGGCCGCTTGTGGGTTCGTCTAAAAAGAGGAGTTTGGGATCAAGCGCCAAGGCTCTTGCGAGTGCCGCTCTTTTTACCATACCTCCGCTTAAGTTTTTCGGCATTTGGTAGGCGACTTCTTCTTTTAAGCCGGTGAGTTTTAGTTTTGATATGGCTGTTTTGATTATGAACTCTTCCGGTAAATCGGTATATTCTTCAAGGACTACGCTTATATTTTCAAGTACGTTTAAAGAGCTGAAAAGTGCCCCGAATTGAAACAAAACACCCCAATTTTTTTTGAGCTCTATCTCTTCTTTTAAGCTTAGTTTCGTGATGTCTTTTCCCATTATTTCAATAAGCCCTTTAAAGCTGTGTTCTAATAGTATCATCTCTCTTAAAAGAGTACTTTTTCCGCTTCCGCTGGCTCCTAAAATGCCGTAAATTTCGCCTTCGTAAATCGTAATGCTGATGTTGTCGTGGACTACTTTTTGTCCGAACTTAGTCGTTAGGTTTCTTACTTTTATTATTTCTTTCATATTCCGAACTTTGCAAAGATAATTGAAAATATGGCATCAAGCGCAATAACCCAAAATATAGCGTTTACGACACTTTTTGTGGTGTATTTTCCTATATCTTGAGTAGAATTTCGCACCTGAAAACCTCTATACGTTCCGATAAGCGCTATGACTATTCCGAAAAACGGAGCTTTTCCAAGCCCTATGAAAACTTGCGTTAAAGATAAAACGTCTCGGGTTCTGTTTAGGAACATATCAAATCCGATGTTTAAACTAAGAGCCGAGATTATCATACCTCCCAAAATCCCTATCATATCGGCGAAAAACACGATTAGAGGCATTGCGATAATCATCGCTATTACTCTTGGAATTACCAAAAACCAAAAAGGCTCGAATCCCAATGTTTTCATAGCGTCAATTTCTTCCGTGAGTTTCATTACTCCTATTTCGGCACTAAAAGCGGATGCGCTTCTACCGGCTACGACTATAGCTGCTATTAGAGGGGCTATTTCTCTAAAAATAGAGATATCAAGCATATCTACGATAAAGATATTGGCTCCGAATTTGCTAAGCTGCATAGCGCCCTGATATGCCATAACAACACCCACCAAAAAAGAAGTAAGCCCCACAATCGGCAACGCCCCGGCTCCTGCTTTTACGATAATGGCCGCCGTTTCTTTAAATCTGAATTTCCAAGGATGTGTGATTAAAAATATCAAAAAATAGATAAATTCGCCGAAAAAAAGGAGGAAGTTTATAGTGTTTTCTTTTATTGCGAAAAAGATGTCGTTTAGGTAGTTTGATGCGTGAAATAAAAAGTTTGTTTTTTGCTCCGGAATTTTTAAATCTTTTGCATTTTGAGCTACGAAATTAAAAAGTTCTTTTAAATGAGGAGGCAGATTGATGATTTTGTGGTTTTTTGAGAGCTCCACCAAAAACAAAGCACCCTCGTAATCCATACTTTTTAGCTCTTTTAGGTCTATTGTCATATTTTTTTCTTTTTTTAGGTAATAGGCTTTTTGAATCGTGTTTTTATCCAATGAGCCTACTAAAGAAATTAAATGGTGGTTTGTTATTATTTTTAGCATTATTCTCCTAAAGTCAATTTTTATGTGCGTATTGTACTAAAAAAACTTGATATTTAAATGACAATCTGAAATATTATTCATCCTTTGAAAGGTATTTTAACATATTCGAAAAAACGACGATTAAAAACCATAATTTGATATAATTACACTAAAAAATTTTAAAGGTTGCGGTTTATGTTTTATTTACCGAGTAAAGAAGAGTGTGATTATATCGTTGAGAATTCCAAGCAGTTTTTTAGAAAAGATTTCGAATTTTTGGGAAAAGAAGTAGCGGTGTATCATTATAAACAAGGGGATTTTGAAGAGTTTAAGAAATATAATGCATGGGAGCTTAGGGCTCTTACTTTTATTAAAAACGACGGAAAATGGGAGAGATTTTTAGGGATTCATAAGTTTTTCGAGCTAAACCAAGCGCCCGGTTGGATGGTGGAGGATTTGATAGATAAAAAAATTATAAAAGTCCAAGAAAAAATAGACGGAACGCTTATGCAGCCTATATTGATAGACGGAAAAATTTACTTTAAAAGCAAACTAAGATTCGATTCTTATCAGGCGTTGCGTTCTAATGAAATCTTGAAAAAATCTCCTAATTTAAAAGAGTTTATTTTGAAATGTTTTGATGAGGGGAAAATTCCTCTTTTTGAGTATGTTTCTGAAAAAAGTCAGGTGGTAATGGATTATGGAAAAGAAGCTTTGATTTTAATTCAGGTGAGGGACTTAAAAACCGGGGAGTATGATTTGGAATTTGAAAAAAAGGCGCAAAAATATAATGTCGAGTGTGCGCCGGTGTGTGAGCCGAAACCTTTGAGAGATTATTTGGAAGAAAAAGAGGTTTGTGTTAGTAAAGAGGGGTGGGTTTTGATATTTGAAGATATGAAATTCGTAAAACTCAAAACCGACGAATATCTAAAAAGACATAAAATTTTAGGGGATATAAAAGAGAACAATATCATCCAAATGGCGCTTGATAGGAATATTGATGATTTGTATGGGATTTTGAATCCAAAAAGCGAAAAATACGAATATGTAAAAGAGATTCACGAATT
This window of the Caminibacter pacificus genome carries:
- a CDS encoding hydantoinase B/oxoprolinase family protein is translated as MLKIAIDRGGTFTDIYAVYKNRVIVKKILSESPFYEDSNTQAIKEVFDELGEEFDLSKIEWIRLGTTVGTNALLEGKGADVTFVVTKGFGDLLEIRDQRREDLFALNIKKPKPLYKKVIEIDERVMPGGRVEKELEKEIEFDENVAVLFLHSYEYPEHEKKIKAKSISRSHEVYPIINAVYRGDTTVIDAYLTPVIKEYVAKIKKNLGENIYFMKSDGGLCGADEFRGANSILSGPAGGVVALKTIYKDKALIGFDMGGTSTDVSRFDGEIELKYFDKIAGHYISYPMVDIHTVAAGGGSRLFYKDGMFLVGPESSGSNPGPLCYGRDGYLSITDANAVTGRIDVENFPKIFGKSGKEPLDIEASKREFEEIAKKVGKSIEEVAEAFLDVANENMANAIKEITVKKGFNPSEHVLCSFGGAGAQHAVGVARKLGIKEIFIHAQSGILSAYGIANADITKSETIVVEKEIEEVDFEKLFEGADERKVFLKYKNTNTAIEVEYKKDFLEEFKAKYKRMFGFLLDSEIIVESIKKVYVKKSESIKRARIKSAKMKPFKQKEIFLNGKWQKADVYKDIFAGNVIKGPALILQNTSTILLDEGSIAEINEYGDITIKLKDIKETALLKEAKLSLYANRLKFIATKMGDILKKTAMSANIKEREDFSCAIFDKEGNLITNAPHIPVHLGSMSAVVKSIIKKHEIKEATYISNAPYEGGSHLPDITVVTPYFKDGELIFWVASRGHHADIGGVVPGSMPPFSKTLQEEGAVIESFEIVEDGEFKEEKIRDILKSAGARKIEENISDIKAQIAANMAGIEELKRLDIKEMLWFFEEIKKISAGKVEKFFENLKEVSATEYLDNGAIIKFRAYRDEKIVFDFRGSSPELFGNQNLPFSVLRSAVMYSIRVMLNEDIPLNEGILENIEIKVDENSILNPSKEAAVVGGNVTTSQRIVDVIFKAFEVVAASQGCMNNVIFGNENFGYYETIGGGAGAGDGFDGAGGVHTHMTNTKITDVEVIERRYPVMIKEFSIRKNSGGDGKYRGGDGLKRVYKFLEDVEVNLLTERRVFAPYGLKGGSEGKKGENLLLRNGKIYNLTGKNSFKAQKGDELIIKTPGGGGYLTKNSK
- a CDS encoding antitoxin, which encodes MITKVFKNGNSKAIRIPKNFIDDNVELVEIKKEGDKIVIVPKKNSLDELFELIEKNKEITKDFLDERNQPLTPSKEIF
- a CDS encoding type II toxin-antitoxin system VapC family toxin, whose product is MFYMLDTNICSYIIKGFIPKSKLENKNIIISSIVASELLYGAKKKNSKKLIKIVDLFLNNFEIVDFNIKAAKEYSKIRVELEKQGLIIGAYDLQIAAHAKSLNAVLVTNNTKEFGRIKGLKLQNWLED
- a CDS encoding MlaD family protein gives rise to the protein MNRRVNYIILAVFTLLLTAGAVYFIYWLGKFNANKKPKNYYQAIFHESVSGLNIASPVKYMGVNIGSVKKITINPNEPNSVIVTFTVDKNIPLRKDSYAVLELEGITGLKYIEIEGGSKNSPILKTSKHHPATIKTIPSFNAKLFEALSSTTDKLNTLLDNLNTILDPKKASHLQNMLIHLEKISAYLDKNKYMLKDTIQNFNQLQNNLNKTITALRKDIHNLTTHTIKTEKAFTQNFNQLNSNVSSFVKNSNILISELTKKTKEGQFDLKDALLESFKPIDTTSNEIKKATIKLENLLNELQNSPSDIIFKKANPPKGPGE
- a CDS encoding ABC transporter ATP-binding protein — its product is MKEIIKVRNLTTKFGQKVVHDNISITIYEGEIYGILGASGSGKSTLLREMILLEHSFKGLIEIMGKDITKLSLKEEIELKKNWGVLFQFGALFSSLNVLENISVVLEEYTDLPEEFIIKTAISKLKLTGLKEEVAYQMPKNLSGGMVKRAALARALALDPKLLFLDEPTSGLDPVSARAFDSLIKELHSLFKPTVVMVTHDPQTIANVLDRFCILIDKKVVFEGTFDEAVKSTDKKVQKFLKPILMEIE
- a CDS encoding MlaE family ABC transporter permease gives rise to the protein MLKIITNHHLISLVGSLDKNTIQKAYYLKKEKNMTIDLKELKSMDYEGALFLVELSKNHKIINLPPHLKELFNFVAQNAKDLKIPEQKTNFLFHASNYLNDIFFAIKENTINFLLFFGEFIYFLIFLITHPWKFRFKETAAIIVKAGAGALPIVGLTSFLVGVVMAYQGAMQLSKFGANIFIVDMLDISIFREIAPLIAAIVVAGRSASAFSAEIGVMKLTEEIDAMKTLGFEPFWFLVIPRVIAMIIAMPLIVFFADMIGILGGMIISALSLNIGFDMFLNRTRDVLSLTQVFIGLGKAPFFGIVIALIGTYRGFQVRNSTQDIGKYTTKSVVNAIFWVIALDAIFSIIFAKFGI